From Diadema setosum chromosome 5, eeDiaSeto1, whole genome shotgun sequence, the proteins below share one genomic window:
- the LOC140229061 gene encoding cytochrome P450 4V2-like produces the protein MGAGLGIGIWAAIFVVTSIIVYYMARLIRIYLLISEFQGPPALPLIGNIHQFSTDSREFFVHMNTVMDEYRQKTGGIVRFWLGLKPSLNIYAARHMEAILNNSRHMDKGFGYDFVKPWLGLGLLLSSGKKWFQRRKMLTPAFHFSILQNFMDVYNEQSNILAEKLDAFADKSDPVNIFPLVTYCALDVICDTAMGKHINAQGDSNSEYVHAVHGMVETTLMRFKSLLLWYHPIFRLTEVGARQKRFLEILHGTTKSVIQQRLNQAVEPSDISNGDEGAVAGKKKRLAFLDLLIQMHREDPNFTMQDIQEEVDTFMFAGHDTTATAMSWALLLIGLHPGVQARLHEEIDKVLGESNRYVTSEDLGNMSYLSLVMKESLRLFPSVPVISRKLDCDIMLEGKLVPKETDITLVISSLHYDPEQFPDPERFDPDRFLPENCTKRHPYAYLPFSAGGRNCIGQKFAMLEARITLANLLRRFSFQSTQTIEEAKPASGFTIKPAEGKILLRVTRRK, from the exons ATGGGAGCTGGACTAGGCATAGGGATTTGGGCTGCTATCTTCGTTGTGACGTCAATTATAGTCTACTATATGGCCAGGCTAATTCGTATCTACTTACTGATCAGCGAATTCCAGGGACCTCCGGCCCTTCCGTTAATCGGCAACATCCACCAGTTCAGCACAGATTCAAGAG AGTTCTTCGTGCACATGAACACAGTGATGGATGAATATCGCCAGAAGACGGGTGGAATTGTCAGATTTTGGCTTGGCCTCAAACCATCTCTGAATATATACGCTGCAAGACACATGGAG GCAATCTTGAACAACAGCCGACACATGGACAAGGGATTCGGCTACGACTTCGTCAAACCATGGCTCGGTCTCGGATTACTTCTCAG TTCCGGCAAGAAGTGGTTCCAACGCCGTAAGATGTTGACACCAGCTTTTCACTTTTCCATCCTCCAAAACTTCATGGATGTTTACAACGAGCAGAGCAACATCTTGGCAGAGAAGCTGGACGCGTTTGCAGACAAAAGTGACCCTGTCAACATATTCCCGCTGGTAACCTACTGCGCCCTCGACGTTATTTGTG ACACTGCCATGGGCAAACACATCAATGCACAAGGAGACAGTAACAGTGAATACGTCCATGCCGTCCACGG AATGGTAGAGACAACCTTAATGAGATTCAAATCCCTGTTGTTGTGGTATCACCCAATCTTCCGACTGACAGAAGTAGGAGCACGTCAGAAGAGATTTTTGGAGATACTCCACGGAACAACCAAATCC GTGATTCAACAGAGACTAAATCAAGCGGTAGAGCCTAGTGACATCAGTAATGGTGACGAGGGCGCTGTTGCAGGCAAAAAGAAACGACTAGCATTCCTGGACCTTCTCATCCAGATGCACAGGGAAGACCCTAACTTTACCATGCAGGACATCCAGGAGGAAGTGGATACCTTCATGTTCGCG GGCCATGATACAACTGCTACAGCCATGAGCTGGGCTTTACTTCTCATTGGACTCCATCCCGGAGTGCAAGCCCGCCTTCATGAAGAGATTGACAAAGTGCTAG GGGAGAGTAACCGCTATGTTACCTCTGAGGATTTGGGCAACATGTCATATCTGTCCTTAGTCATGAAGGAGAGTCTGCGCCTCTTTCCCTCTGTTCCAGTGATCTCGAGGAAACTCGACTGTGATATAATGCTCG AAGGAAAACTTGTCCCGAAGGAAACGGATATCACGTTAGTAATCAGCAGCCTTCACTATGACCCGGAACAGTTTCCGGACCCGGAGAGATTTGACCCAGATCGTTTTCTTCCGGAAAACTGTACCAAGAGACATCCATACGCCTATCTTCCGTTCTCGGCCGGAGGAAGAAATTGCATCG GTCAGAAGTTCGCTATGCTGGAAGCTAGGATTACCCTCGCCAACCTTCTCAGAAGGTTCTCCTTCCAGTCGACTCAGACCATCGAAGAGGCCAAACCCGCAAGTGGGTTCACGATCAAACCAGCGGAAGGCAAGATCCTCCTCAGAGTCACCAGGAGGAAGTAA